In the genome of Xyrauchen texanus isolate HMW12.3.18 chromosome 33, RBS_HiC_50CHRs, whole genome shotgun sequence, one region contains:
- the LOC127626632 gene encoding cold shock domain-containing protein C2-like produces MADSDTTSTSHPQLHCPHPPVSLSLPFLREGSKVLERKPPQTGEPLSPLPTKRTRTYSASVRAKSGPVFKGICKNFSRSQGHGFIQPSHGGEDIFVHISDIEGEYVPMEGDEVTYKVCPVPPKNIKFQAVDVVITNLSSGRKHETWSGQVISS; encoded by the exons ATGGCTGATTCAGACACCACCTCTACATCTCATCCCCAGCTGCACTGCCCACATCCACCTGTCTCACTTTCATTACCTTTCCTGAGGGAGGGTAGTAAAGTCTTGGAGAGGAAACCGCCCCAGACAGGGGAGCCTCTCAGTCCACTGCCAACCAAGCGCACACGCACCTATTCAGC ATCGGTGAGAGCCAAATCTGGACCCGTCTTTAAAGGCATTTGCAAAAACTTCTCAAGGTCACAAGGTCATGGATTCATTCAACCTTCCCATGGAGGAGAAGACATATTTGTTCACATCTCAGA TATTGAGGGTGAATATGTGCCAATGGAGGGCGATGAGGTGACCTACAAAGTGTGTCCTGTTCCTCCCAAGAACATAAAATTCCAAGCCGTTGATGTGGTCATCACCAACCTTAGTTCTGGAAGGAAGCATGAGACCTGGTCTGGGCAAGTTATCAGCTCCTAG